The DNA region TTTACACAGCACAGAAAGAGGCAGAAATGTCCGCCTCTTCTCTCTGCCGATATGATGTTATCGTATATACTGTTATTTACTTGGTAATGTTGCCGTCCACATCGCGTTTAACTTGCATTTTGCTGATCGGGATATAGCCGAGTTCCACAACATCGCCGTTATCGCCTTGTACTTCAGGGGAGACCATATAGTCCAGGAACGCCTTAACGACTTCGTTCGGCTCGCCCTTCGTGTACATATGCTCGTAAGCCCATACCGGATAAGTGCCGTTAGCCACATTGTCCACTGTTGCTTCCACGCCTTCGTATTTCACAGCTTTTACGGTTTCATCCAGGTAGGAAAGCGCAAGATAACCGATGGCTCCCGGCGTTTCGCCGACAAGCTTCTTAACCGTACCGGAGGAATCCTCTTGGATCGAACCTTGCAGGTCTTCCGTCTTCGTGCCAAGCGCGTATTTCTCAAAGGTGGCGCGCGTACCGGAGCTCGAAGGACGGTTTACGATTTGAATCTTTTGATCCGGGCCGCCCAGGTCTTTCCAGTTCGTTACTTTACCCGTAAAAATTTGCACCAGTTGATCTTTCGTAAGGTTGTCGACCGTTACATCCGGATTTACTACAGCGGCCATAGCGACAACCGCTACTTGGTGGTCAACCAGTTCGGAAGCTTGAGCGGCTTCCAACTTCTCTTCAGCGAACACGTCGGAGTTGCCGATGTCAGCCTGTCCGCCGGAAACTTGCGTCAGCCCCGTGCCGCTGCCTCCGCCTTGAACCTGAATGGATACGTTCGGATTTTGCTCCATGAATTTTTTCGAAACTTGATCTACCAGCGGTTGAAGCGCCGAGGAACCTACAGACAGGACCGAACCGGACAAATCCGAAGTCGCCTTGTTCCCGCCATTGTTTGCCGCTGCCTCGCTCGTCGCACCTCCATTACCGCCTTCAGCACCCGAGGTGTTAGTTTTCGCGTTGCCGCCCTGACCGCAAGCCGCCAAGGTCAAGCTTAATACCAAAGTCAAAACCATAAGCATACTCTTTTTCATTGTCTCAGGTTTCCCCCTTATTTGTTTTACAACCTGATTATAGGCGGCGAAGATCAATCCCGTGTTTTCGTAATGTAAACTTTGTGTAAAATGCACCTGGCGGTTATCCCTTAATTTCGACAATGGCAAACAAAAATAAACACTCCCTTAATTAAATACAGGGAGTGTTTATTCAAATCCGGCTATTCGAGTTCTCTCGTATTTTTGGACAGCAGCCCGGTCAGTTCCTTCATAAACATATTGATATCTTTAAACTGGCGGTACACCGAAGCAAAACGAACATAAGCCACTTCGTCCACGGGATACAATTGCTCCATCACCAGTTCGCCGATCTCGCGGCTTTCCACTTCGGCATTGGCCGAATGGCGCACGGACCGCTCCACCTCGGACACGATGCTTTCCAGCCGCTCCACGGAAACGGGGCGTTTCTCGCAAGCCCGGATCAACCCGCGCAGCATTTTCTCGCGGCTGAACTCCTCGCGGCTTCCATCCTTCTTGATGACGATCAGCGGCATTTCTTCCACCATTTCAAAGGTCGTAAACCGCCGGCTGCATTGCTCGCATTCCCGCCGGCGGCGGATCGACCTGTTTTCGTTGGCCGGCCTTGAATCCAGCACCTTTGTCCCCAAATAATCGCAATACGGACATTTCAACGCAAGTTCCCTCCTTTCCAAAAAATGCAATTTACATT from Paenibacillus macerans includes:
- a CDS encoding phosphate ABC transporter substrate-binding protein, which encodes MKKSMLMVLTLVLSLTLAACGQGGNAKTNTSGAEGGNGGATSEAAANNGGNKATSDLSGSVLSVGSSALQPLVDQVSKKFMEQNPNVSIQVQGGGSGTGLTQVSGGQADIGNSDVFAEEKLEAAQASELVDHQVAVVAMAAVVNPDVTVDNLTKDQLVQIFTGKVTNWKDLGGPDQKIQIVNRPSSSGTRATFEKYALGTKTEDLQGSIQEDSSGTVKKLVGETPGAIGYLALSYLDETVKAVKYEGVEATVDNVANGTYPVWAYEHMYTKGEPNEVVKAFLDYMVSPEVQGDNGDVVELGYIPISKMQVKRDVDGNITK
- the nrdR gene encoding transcriptional regulator NrdR, yielding MKCPYCDYLGTKVLDSRPANENRSIRRRRECEQCSRRFTTFEMVEEMPLIVIKKDGSREEFSREKMLRGLIRACEKRPVSVERLESIVSEVERSVRHSANAEVESREIGELVMEQLYPVDEVAYVRFASVYRQFKDINMFMKELTGLLSKNTRELE